A genomic region of Rhodanobacter sp. contains the following coding sequences:
- a CDS encoding TRZ/ATZ family hydrolase — translation MSETQPPSVDLLIEARWIVPVQPHGVVLEDHAVAVQGDRIVALLPTADARARYAPRETVSLPEHALIPGLVNAHTHNPMTLLRGLADDLPLMVWLQQHIWPAEAKVIGPEFVRDGVELAVAEMLRGGTTCANENYFFPDAIGATYRKLGFRAVVGLPVIEFPTAWAKSQDEYFERAGEVHDSFRGDALVSTAFAPHAPYTVSDESFERIRVLADQLDIPVHLHLHETAHEVEEEKQKSGLRPFQRLQKLGLVNDRLIAVHMTQLTDGEIAACAEAGVSVVHCPESNLKLASGFCPAEKLRRAGVNLAIGTDGCASNNDLDMFGELRTAALLAKAVAQDAAALDAASVLRAATLGSAKAMGLDAKIGSIEPGKQADLAAVRLSDLETQPLYHVASQLAYAVGRHQVSDVWIAGRRKLAARELVGMDVDAILARTRAWRERIATH, via the coding sequence ATGAGCGAAACCCAGCCCCCATCCGTCGACCTGCTGATCGAAGCCCGCTGGATCGTCCCGGTGCAGCCGCACGGCGTGGTGCTGGAAGACCACGCGGTGGCGGTGCAGGGCGACCGCATCGTGGCCCTGTTGCCCACCGCCGACGCGCGCGCGCGCTACGCGCCGCGCGAGACTGTCAGCCTGCCCGAACACGCGCTGATCCCCGGCCTGGTCAACGCCCACACGCACAACCCGATGACCCTGCTGCGCGGGCTGGCCGACGACCTGCCGCTGATGGTGTGGCTGCAGCAGCACATCTGGCCGGCCGAGGCCAAGGTGATCGGGCCGGAATTCGTGCGCGACGGCGTGGAACTGGCGGTGGCCGAGATGCTGCGCGGCGGCACCACCTGCGCCAACGAGAACTACTTCTTCCCCGACGCCATCGGCGCCACCTACCGCAAGCTGGGCTTCCGCGCGGTGGTCGGCCTGCCGGTGATCGAGTTCCCCACCGCCTGGGCGAAGTCGCAGGACGAATACTTCGAGCGCGCGGGCGAGGTGCACGACAGCTTCCGCGGTGACGCGCTGGTATCCACCGCGTTCGCGCCGCATGCGCCGTACACCGTCTCCGACGAAAGTTTCGAACGCATCCGCGTGCTGGCCGACCAGCTCGACATCCCGGTGCACCTGCACCTGCACGAGACCGCGCACGAGGTCGAGGAAGAGAAGCAGAAGAGCGGCCTGCGCCCGTTCCAGCGCCTGCAGAAGCTGGGCCTGGTCAACGACCGCCTGATCGCCGTGCACATGACCCAGCTCACCGACGGCGAGATCGCCGCCTGCGCCGAGGCCGGCGTGTCGGTGGTGCATTGCCCGGAGTCCAACCTCAAGCTGGCCTCGGGCTTCTGCCCGGCGGAAAAGCTGCGCAGGGCCGGCGTGAACCTCGCCATCGGCACCGACGGTTGCGCCTCCAACAACGACCTCGACATGTTCGGCGAACTGCGCACCGCCGCGCTGCTGGCCAAGGCCGTGGCGCAGGACGCGGCCGCGCTCGATGCCGCCAGCGTGTTGCGCGCGGCCACACTGGGCAGTGCCAAGGCGATGGGGCTGGACGCGAAGATCGGTTCCATCGAGCCGGGCAAGCAGGCCGACCTCGCCGCGGTGCGGCTGTCCGACCTGGAAACCCAGCCGCTGTACCACGTGGCCTCGCAACTGGCCTACGCCGTGGGACGTCATCAGGTCAGCGACGTATGGATCGCCGGTCGCCGCAAGCTCGCCGCGCGCGAGCTGGTGGGCATGGACGTGGACGCCATCCTTGCCCGCACGCGCGCCTGGCGCGAACGCATCGCGACGCATTGA
- the efp gene encoding elongation factor P: MATAGLNDVKKGMKILHNNDPWIITEAEFIKPGKGQAFTRIFIRNLKTGRTTEQTMKSSDSFEVADVTDTDMQYLYSDGEFWHFMHQESFEQHQASKAGIGDTAKWLKGEEECVVTLFNGEIIAVQAPNFVELKITETDPGVRGDTSGGGGKPATLETGAVVRVPLFVGQDETIKVDTRTGEYVSRVGK, encoded by the coding sequence ATGGCCACCGCCGGTCTCAACGACGTCAAGAAGGGCATGAAGATCCTTCACAACAACGATCCGTGGATCATCACCGAAGCCGAGTTCATCAAGCCCGGCAAGGGCCAGGCGTTCACCCGCATCTTCATCCGCAACCTGAAGACCGGCCGCACCACCGAGCAGACGATGAAGTCCAGCGACAGCTTCGAGGTCGCCGACGTCACCGACACCGACATGCAGTACCTGTACTCCGACGGCGAGTTCTGGCACTTCATGCACCAGGAGTCGTTCGAGCAGCACCAGGCCTCCAAGGCCGGCATCGGCGACACCGCGAAGTGGCTGAAGGGCGAGGAAGAATGCGTGGTCACGCTGTTCAACGGCGAGATCATCGCGGTGCAGGCGCCGAACTTCGTCGAGCTGAAGATCACCGAGACCGACCCCGGCGTGCGCGGCGACACCTCCGGCGGCGGCGGCAAGCCGGCCACGCTGGAAACCGGCGCCGTGGTGCGCGTGCCGTTGTTCGTGGGCCAGGACGAAACGATCAAGGTCGACACCCGCACCGGCGAATACGTCAGCCGCGTCGGCAAGTGA
- the folE2 gene encoding GTP cyclohydrolase FolE2 codes for MHSHENTTRLMPDVATQVQPHLRGALDWVGMDGIEVPVRFDAGDGEVQRASAQVGAFVNLVQPDKRGIHMSRLYLLVDHHLGTQTLSAAVLENLLRAFLESHGELSDRARLSIRFDALVRRNALRSGHSGWRSYPVSVEASLGPSGFRLELGTEVVYSSTCPASAALSRQLIQEQFAKDFDAAAPVDHVAVLAWLGSERGIVATPHAQRSVARLLVRLKDGVPFDLVDTLDRVERALGTPVQTAVKREDEQAFALANGSNLMFCEDAARRIQQALEVDERLADFHVRVEHQESLHPHDAVAYASKGVAGGYGAP; via the coding sequence ATGCACAGCCACGAGAACACCACCCGCTTGATGCCCGACGTCGCCACGCAGGTGCAGCCGCATCTGCGCGGCGCGCTGGACTGGGTGGGCATGGACGGCATCGAGGTGCCGGTGCGCTTCGACGCCGGCGACGGCGAGGTGCAGCGCGCCAGCGCGCAGGTCGGCGCCTTCGTCAACCTCGTGCAGCCCGACAAGCGCGGCATCCACATGTCGCGGCTGTACCTGTTGGTCGATCACCACCTGGGCACGCAGACGCTCAGCGCGGCGGTGCTGGAAAACCTGTTGCGCGCCTTCCTCGAATCGCATGGCGAATTGTCCGACCGTGCCCGCCTCAGCATCCGCTTCGATGCGCTGGTGCGCCGCAACGCCTTGCGCAGCGGGCACAGCGGCTGGCGCAGTTATCCGGTATCGGTGGAAGCGAGCCTGGGGCCGTCGGGCTTCCGGCTGGAGCTGGGCACCGAGGTGGTCTATTCCTCCACCTGCCCCGCATCCGCGGCGCTGTCGCGGCAGTTGATCCAGGAGCAGTTCGCCAAGGATTTCGATGCGGCCGCGCCGGTCGACCATGTCGCCGTGCTGGCCTGGCTGGGCAGTGAGCGCGGCATCGTCGCCACGCCGCATGCGCAGCGCAGTGTGGCGCGCCTGCTGGTGCGCCTGAAGGACGGTGTGCCGTTCGACCTCGTCGACACGCTGGATCGTGTGGAGCGGGCGCTGGGCACGCCGGTGCAGACCGCCGTCAAGCGCGAGGACGAACAGGCCTTCGCACTGGCCAACGGCAGCAACCTGATGTTCTGCGAGGATGCCGCACGGCGCATCCAGCAGGCGCTCGAGGTCGACGAGCGGCTCGCCGACTTCCATGTGCGCGTGGAGCACCAGGAAAGCCTGCACCCGCACGACGCGGTGGCCTACGCCAGCAAGGGCGTGGCCGGCGGCTACGGCGCGCCCTGA
- a CDS encoding glycine zipper 2TM domain-containing protein translates to MSKFLVATLMLGLVATSAQAQDARYPGPPPGAQQDDNAHFGWADVLRVDPVYGVVQANVPRQQCYDQQVVQHDRGNSTASTILGAVVGGVLGSTIGKGDGRRAATVVGAVAGGAVGNSVSDHGGSYETTQTNCTMVNTVSEQRQIVGYDVEYRYRGEVYESRMNYDPGERLRVRVSVTPAD, encoded by the coding sequence ATGTCCAAGTTTCTCGTTGCCACATTGATGTTGGGTCTGGTTGCCACCAGCGCCCAGGCGCAGGATGCGCGTTACCCCGGGCCGCCGCCGGGCGCCCAGCAGGACGACAACGCCCACTTCGGTTGGGCGGACGTGCTGCGGGTCGATCCGGTGTACGGCGTGGTGCAGGCCAACGTGCCGCGCCAGCAGTGCTACGACCAGCAGGTAGTCCAGCATGACCGCGGCAACAGCACGGCGAGCACCATCCTCGGTGCGGTGGTGGGCGGCGTACTGGGCAGCACCATCGGCAAGGGTGATGGCCGCCGTGCGGCCACCGTGGTCGGTGCGGTCGCGGGCGGCGCGGTGGGCAACAGCGTCTCCGATCACGGCGGCAGCTACGAAACCACCCAGACCAATTGCACCATGGTCAACACGGTGAGCGAGCAGCGCCAGATCGTGGGCTACGACGTGGAATACCGCTACCGCGGCGAGGTCTACGAGTCCCGCATGAACTACGATCCGGGCGAGCGCCTGCGCGTAAGGGTGAGCGTGACTCCCGCCGACTGA
- the cysS gene encoding cysteine--tRNA ligase, producing MPISLYSSLTRRSETFAPLDPQRVTMYVCGPTVYNYVHIGNARGPVVFDVLARLLRRHYPQVVYARNITDVDDKINTAALEQGVGIEAITGKFTAAYREDMAALGIIPPDVEPCATAHIGQIVTMIEKLIADGHAYAAEGHVLFDVASYPDYGKLSGRDIEEMIAGARVEVAPYKKNPTDFVLWKPSTPELPGWDSPWGRGRPGWHIECSAMCEAHLGETIDIHAGGNDLLFPHHENEVAQSTCAHGGKTFARWWLHNGMLTFDGRKMSKSLGNVLQLHELLKRHPAEALRLRLMSGHYRQPLDWSDAAIAQSVSTLDGWYRVLRDLAHVAVDAAPLPVPEAVETALCDDLNTPQALAELSVLADAARVQGTPEAKSALLGGGALLGLLQQDPEAWFKQAGDNDVDAAQVEALLEERRAARAARDFARADAIRAELSAMGVTIEDGAQGTRWSVAK from the coding sequence ATGCCGATCTCGCTCTACAGCAGCCTGACACGCCGCAGCGAAACCTTCGCACCGCTCGACCCGCAGCGCGTGACGATGTACGTGTGCGGGCCCACGGTCTACAACTACGTGCACATCGGCAACGCGCGCGGGCCGGTGGTATTCGACGTGCTGGCCCGGCTGCTGCGCCGGCATTACCCGCAGGTGGTCTACGCCCGCAACATCACCGACGTGGACGACAAGATCAACACTGCCGCGCTGGAGCAGGGCGTGGGCATCGAGGCCATCACCGGCAAATTCACGGCCGCCTATCGCGAGGACATGGCCGCGCTCGGCATCATCCCGCCGGACGTGGAGCCTTGCGCCACCGCGCACATCGGCCAGATCGTGACGATGATCGAAAAGCTGATTGCCGACGGCCACGCCTATGCCGCCGAAGGGCATGTGCTGTTCGACGTGGCCAGCTATCCGGACTACGGCAAGCTCTCCGGCCGCGACATCGAGGAGATGATCGCCGGCGCCCGCGTGGAGGTGGCGCCCTACAAGAAAAATCCCACCGACTTCGTGCTGTGGAAGCCTTCCACGCCCGAGTTGCCGGGCTGGGACAGTCCGTGGGGCCGCGGCCGCCCCGGCTGGCATATCGAGTGCTCGGCGATGTGCGAGGCGCACCTGGGCGAGACCATCGACATCCATGCCGGCGGCAACGACCTGCTGTTCCCGCACCACGAGAACGAGGTCGCGCAATCCACCTGCGCCCACGGCGGCAAGACTTTCGCGCGCTGGTGGCTGCACAACGGCATGCTCACCTTCGACGGCAGGAAGATGTCCAAGTCGCTGGGCAACGTATTGCAGCTCCATGAGCTGCTGAAGCGCCATCCGGCCGAAGCGTTGCGCCTGCGCCTGATGAGCGGCCACTACCGCCAGCCGCTGGACTGGTCCGATGCCGCCATCGCGCAGTCGGTCAGCACGCTGGACGGCTGGTACCGCGTGCTGCGCGACCTCGCCCATGTTGCGGTGGACGCCGCGCCGCTGCCGGTGCCGGAAGCCGTCGAAACCGCGCTGTGCGACGATCTCAACACGCCGCAGGCACTGGCCGAACTGTCCGTGCTGGCCGATGCCGCGCGCGTGCAGGGCACGCCCGAAGCCAAGTCCGCCCTGCTCGGCGGCGGCGCCCTGCTGGGCCTGCTGCAGCAGGATCCCGAGGCATGGTTCAAGCAGGCTGGCGACAACGACGTCGATGCTGCGCAGGTGGAAGCGTTGCTGGAGGAGCGCCGCGCCGCGCGCGCGGCGCGCGACTTTGCCCGCGCCGACGCGATCCGCGCCGAACTCTCCGCCATGGGCGTGACCATCGAGGACGGCGCGCAGGGCACGCGCTGGAGCGTCGCGAAATGA
- a CDS encoding argininosuccinate synthase, giving the protein MSQDIVLAFSGGLDTSFCVPYLKERGWAVHTVFADTGGVDAEERAFIEHRAKELGVASHVTIDGGPAIWNGFVKPFVWAGEGYQGQYPLLVSDRYLIVEAALQRAAELGTRAIAHGCTGMGNDQVRFDLAVKSLGDYEIVAPIREIQKEHTQTRAYEQKFLEERGFGVRAKQQAYTINENLLGVTMSGGEIDKWEAPGEGARGWCKPRAEWPSKPLQVKIGFEQGEAVSLDGEKLAGHTILAKLNALFAPYGVGRGMYTGDTTIGLKGRIVFEAPGLVSLLAAHRALEEAVLSKQQNRFKPDVARKWVEVVYEGFFHDPLKSDLEAFLASSQSTVNGEVTLETSGGTVHAVAVASKHILNAKGATYAQSADWGVAEAEGFIKLFGMSSTLWAEVNRPAGKA; this is encoded by the coding sequence ATGAGCCAAGACATCGTCCTCGCCTTCTCCGGCGGCCTCGACACCAGCTTCTGCGTGCCCTACCTCAAGGAGCGCGGCTGGGCCGTGCACACCGTGTTCGCCGATACCGGCGGTGTGGACGCCGAGGAGCGCGCCTTCATCGAGCACCGCGCGAAGGAGCTGGGCGTCGCTTCGCATGTGACGATTGATGGCGGCCCCGCGATCTGGAACGGTTTCGTCAAGCCCTTCGTGTGGGCGGGCGAGGGCTACCAGGGCCAGTACCCGCTGCTGGTGTCCGACCGCTACCTGATCGTGGAGGCCGCGCTGCAGCGCGCCGCCGAACTCGGCACGCGCGCCATCGCTCACGGCTGCACCGGCATGGGCAACGACCAGGTGCGCTTCGACCTCGCGGTGAAATCGCTGGGCGACTACGAGATCGTGGCGCCGATCCGCGAGATCCAGAAGGAGCACACGCAGACGCGCGCCTACGAGCAGAAGTTCCTGGAGGAGCGCGGCTTCGGCGTGCGCGCCAAGCAGCAGGCCTACACCATCAACGAGAACCTGCTCGGCGTCACCATGTCCGGCGGCGAGATCGACAAATGGGAAGCCCCGGGCGAGGGCGCGCGCGGCTGGTGCAAGCCGCGCGCCGAATGGCCGTCCAAACCGCTGCAGGTGAAGATCGGTTTCGAGCAGGGCGAGGCGGTGTCGCTGGACGGCGAGAAGCTCGCAGGGCACACGATCCTGGCGAAGCTCAACGCGCTGTTCGCGCCCTACGGCGTGGGCCGCGGCATGTACACCGGCGACACCACCATCGGCCTCAAGGGCCGCATCGTGTTCGAGGCGCCCGGCCTGGTCTCGCTGCTCGCCGCGCACCGCGCGCTGGAAGAAGCCGTGCTCAGCAAGCAGCAGAACCGCTTCAAGCCGGACGTGGCGCGCAAGTGGGTGGAGGTGGTGTACGAAGGCTTCTTCCACGATCCGTTGAAGAGCGACCTGGAAGCCTTCCTCGCCTCCAGCCAGTCCACCGTCAACGGCGAGGTGACGCTGGAGACCAGCGGCGGCACGGTCCACGCCGTGGCCGTCGCGTCCAAACACATCCTCAACGCCAAGGGCGCCACCTACGCGCAGTCTGCCGATTGGGGCGTGGCCGAGGCCGAGGGCTTCATCAAGCTGTTCGGCATGAGCAGCACGCTGTGGGCCGAGGTGAACCGGCCGGCGGGCAAGGCCTGA
- a CDS encoding bifunctional 3-demethylubiquinone 3-O-methyltransferase/2-octaprenyl-6-hydroxy phenol methylase — translation MTAANVSPAEIARFDQLAARWWDPDGESRPLHDLNPVRAGYVAARAELRGAKVADVGCGGGLLSEALARAGAQVTGIDLGDKVIGIARLHLHESGLQVDYRKQSSAELAAAEPEAFDAVCCMELIEHVPDPAALVRDLAAMLKPGGRVFLSTLNRTPAAFGAAILGAEYVMRLLPRGTHHYAQFLKPSELARLLRREGLELEDVSGLGYNPFNRKAWLSRAAAVNYILCARKPA, via the coding sequence ATGACCGCCGCCAATGTCAGCCCCGCCGAGATCGCCCGCTTCGACCAGCTTGCCGCGCGCTGGTGGGATCCCGATGGCGAGTCCCGGCCGTTGCACGACCTCAACCCTGTGCGCGCCGGCTACGTCGCCGCGCGGGCGGAGCTGCGCGGTGCCAAGGTCGCCGACGTGGGCTGCGGCGGCGGCTTGCTCAGCGAGGCGCTGGCGCGCGCCGGCGCGCAGGTCACCGGCATCGACCTGGGCGACAAGGTGATCGGCATCGCGCGCCTGCACCTGCACGAATCCGGCCTGCAGGTGGACTACCGCAAGCAGTCCTCGGCCGAACTGGCCGCGGCCGAGCCGGAGGCCTTCGACGCCGTGTGCTGCATGGAACTGATCGAGCACGTGCCCGATCCCGCCGCGCTGGTGCGCGACCTCGCCGCCATGCTCAAGCCCGGTGGACGCGTATTCCTGTCCACGCTCAACCGCACGCCGGCCGCGTTCGGCGCGGCCATCCTCGGCGCCGAATACGTGATGCGCCTGCTGCCGCGCGGCACGCACCACTACGCGCAGTTCCTCAAGCCGTCCGAACTGGCGCGCCTGCTGCGCAGAGAAGGGCTGGAGCTGGAGGACGTCAGCGGCCTCGGCTACAACCCGTTCAACCGCAAGGCATGGCTGAGCCGTGCCGCCGCGGTGAACTACATCCTCTGCGCACGGAAGCCGGCATGA
- a CDS encoding N-acetylornithine carbamoyltransferase, with the protein MTIRHFLTTQDWSRAEIDALLEQAAAFKCSPAGTQLAGKSVALLFFNPSMRTRTSFELGTFQLGGHAVVLAPGKDAWPIEFEAGSVMDGDTEEHIAEVARVLSRYVDLIAVRAFPKFQDWSVDRQDKVIKAFAQYATVPVINMETITHPCQELAHALALREHLGDLTKKRYVLTWTYHPKPLNTAVANSALLIATKMGMDVTLLCPTPDYVLDERYMEFGRLNAEQNGGSLTVSHDIEEAYAGADVVYAKSWGALPYFGQWEQEKPIRDAHKHFIVDEAKMALTNNGLFSHCLPLRRNVKATDGVMDAPYCIAVDEAENRLHVQKAVMASLIGQR; encoded by the coding sequence ATGACCATCCGCCATTTCCTCACCACCCAGGACTGGAGCCGCGCCGAGATCGACGCGCTGCTTGAACAGGCCGCTGCCTTCAAGTGTTCGCCCGCGGGCACGCAGCTCGCCGGCAAGTCGGTGGCGCTGCTGTTCTTCAATCCCTCGATGCGCACGCGCACCAGCTTCGAGCTGGGCACGTTCCAGCTCGGCGGGCATGCGGTGGTGCTGGCGCCGGGCAAGGACGCGTGGCCGATCGAGTTCGAGGCCGGCAGCGTGATGGACGGCGACACCGAGGAACACATCGCCGAAGTGGCGCGCGTGCTGAGCCGCTACGTCGACCTGATCGCGGTGCGTGCCTTCCCGAAGTTCCAGGACTGGTCGGTGGATCGCCAGGACAAGGTCATCAAGGCCTTCGCGCAGTACGCCACGGTGCCGGTGATCAACATGGAGACGATTACCCACCCCTGCCAGGAGCTGGCGCATGCGCTGGCCCTGCGCGAGCACCTGGGTGACCTCACGAAGAAGAGGTACGTGCTCACCTGGACCTACCACCCCAAGCCGCTCAACACCGCGGTGGCCAATTCGGCGCTGTTGATCGCCACCAAGATGGGCATGGACGTGACCCTGTTGTGCCCCACACCGGACTACGTGCTGGACGAGCGCTACATGGAATTCGGACGTCTGAACGCTGAGCAGAACGGCGGTTCGCTCACGGTCAGCCACGATATCGAGGAGGCGTATGCCGGCGCCGACGTGGTCTATGCCAAGAGCTGGGGCGCGTTGCCTTACTTCGGCCAGTGGGAGCAGGAGAAACCCATCCGCGACGCACACAAGCACTTCATCGTGGACGAGGCCAAGATGGCGCTGACCAATAACGGTCTCTTCAGCCATTGCCTGCCGCTGCGCCGCAACGTCAAGGCCACCGACGGCGTGATGGATGCGCCGTACTGCATCGCCGTCGACGAAGCCGAGAACCGCCTGCACGTGCAGAAGGCGGTGATGGCGTCGCTGATCGGCCAGCGCTGA
- a CDS encoding OsmC family protein, with product MSHTHRYRVDVVWTGNRGSGTDGYRNYSRNHVIRVPGKPELAGSSDPTFRGDATKHNPEDMLVAALSTCHMLSYLHMATVAGVVVVAYDDAAEGTMVTEGDGGRFAEVVLRPVVAIRADSDPVKALAAHEAAHHACFIANSVNFPVRCEPRIVVSSD from the coding sequence ATGAGCCACACGCATCGCTACCGCGTGGACGTGGTCTGGACCGGCAACCGCGGCAGCGGCACCGACGGCTACCGCAACTACAGCCGCAACCACGTGATCCGCGTGCCCGGCAAGCCGGAACTCGCCGGTTCGTCCGATCCCACCTTCCGCGGCGACGCCACCAAGCACAATCCGGAAGACATGCTGGTGGCCGCGCTGTCCACCTGCCACATGTTGTCGTACCTGCACATGGCCACCGTGGCCGGCGTGGTGGTCGTGGCCTACGACGACGCGGCCGAAGGCACGATGGTGACCGAAGGCGACGGCGGCCGCTTCGCCGAAGTCGTGCTGCGCCCGGTGGTCGCCATCCGCGCCGACAGCGATCCCGTCAAGGCGCTGGCTGCGCACGAGGCTGCGCACCATGCCTGCTTCATCGCCAACTCCGTGAATTTCCCGGTGCGCTGCGAACCGCGCATCGTCGTTTCCTCCGATTGA
- a CDS encoding YciI family protein, with protein sequence MNRYLVMLMRRPQCDPAVVPLHREFLESLRAQGRNELSGPFGDKSGGAYLLRAGSFEEALGIAHRDPAHTSGGWDITVHEWLAV encoded by the coding sequence ATGAACCGTTATCTCGTGATGCTGATGCGCCGTCCGCAGTGCGATCCGGCAGTCGTTCCGCTGCACCGCGAATTTCTCGAGAGCCTGCGGGCGCAAGGGCGCAACGAATTGTCCGGCCCGTTCGGCGACAAGAGCGGCGGTGCCTATCTCCTGCGCGCCGGGTCGTTCGAGGAAGCGCTGGGCATAGCCCATCGCGATCCGGCGCATACCAGCGGCGGCTGGGACATCACGGTGCATGAATGGCTCGCGGTTTAG
- a CDS encoding phosphoglycolate phosphatase, with product MKPLPANIEGVLFDLDGTLLDSAPDLHAALVAYCAEAGAPAPDYATVREVVSRGSRAILRCAFKENDEALLARMPRYLELYQGMLATHTRPFDGITPLLEAIEARELRWGIVTNKPGFLTEELIQRMDWDLRASAVVCGDTLPVKKPDPAPLLLACEHARIAPAGSVFVGDDARDITAGHAAGLYTVAVRWGYLDGGDPDSWGADAVLDHPRQLAGLLGLQVTA from the coding sequence ATGAAGCCCTTGCCCGCGAACATCGAAGGCGTGCTGTTCGATCTCGACGGCACCTTGCTTGACAGCGCGCCCGACCTGCACGCCGCGCTGGTGGCCTATTGCGCGGAAGCCGGCGCACCTGCGCCGGATTACGCCACCGTGCGCGAGGTGGTCTCGCGCGGCAGCCGCGCGATCCTGCGCTGCGCCTTCAAGGAGAACGACGAGGCGCTGCTGGCGCGCATGCCGCGCTACCTCGAGCTTTACCAGGGCATGCTGGCCACGCACACGCGCCCCTTCGACGGCATAACGCCGCTGCTGGAAGCGATCGAGGCGCGCGAGCTGCGCTGGGGCATCGTCACCAACAAGCCCGGCTTCCTCACCGAGGAACTGATCCAGCGCATGGACTGGGACCTGCGCGCCAGCGCGGTGGTCTGCGGCGATACCCTGCCGGTGAAGAAGCCCGATCCCGCGCCGTTGCTGCTGGCCTGCGAGCACGCGCGCATCGCGCCTGCGGGCAGCGTGTTCGTGGGCGACGATGCGCGCGACATCACGGCGGGCCACGCCGCCGGGCTCTACACGGTGGCGGTGCGCTGGGGCTACCTCGACGGCGGCGACCCGGACAGCTGGGGCGCCGACGCCGTGCTGGACCATCCGCGTCAGCTGGCCGGGTTGCTGGGCTTGCAGGTGACCGCGTGA
- a CDS encoding SufE family protein, translated as MTASADEAQREIAEEFAYFSEWSERYQYLIDLGKQLPPFPDEYRTDAWRVHGCQSMVWLVPGGDAAKMHFAAASDSAIVSGLIALVLRVYSDRPAAEIVATEPDFIQAIGLAKHLSPTRSNGLAAMLAKLKSYAAAATDSKA; from the coding sequence ATGACCGCCTCCGCCGACGAAGCGCAGCGCGAGATCGCCGAGGAGTTCGCCTACTTCAGCGAGTGGAGTGAGCGCTACCAGTATCTGATCGACCTCGGCAAGCAGTTGCCGCCCTTCCCCGACGAATACCGCACCGACGCCTGGCGCGTGCACGGCTGTCAGTCGATGGTGTGGCTGGTGCCCGGCGGCGACGCGGCGAAGATGCATTTCGCGGCGGCCAGCGATTCGGCCATCGTCTCCGGCCTGATTGCGCTGGTGCTGCGCGTGTATTCCGACCGCCCGGCAGCGGAGATCGTGGCCACCGAGCCGGATTTCATCCAAGCCATCGGCCTCGCCAAGCACCTCTCGCCCACGCGCTCGAACGGGCTGGCGGCGATGCTGGCCAAGCTGAAGAGCTATGCCGCCGCAGCCACGGACAGCAAGGCTTAG
- a CDS encoding FMN-binding negative transcriptional regulator translates to MYMPKSFVETRPEVLQGLIRDYPFATVVANAADGVAANHFPLELVDGALHGHVARGNELARMDGAAVLAIFQGPQGYVSPNWYPTKAETHREVPTWNYAVVHVRGRLKVVEDAAWLRALLERLTDHHEAAEPRPWRVGDAPDDHVETLLRGIVGVEIAVEHIEGKFKLSQNHPERNRLGVIAGLRRRGGDGDATLAEWMARQEEGKS, encoded by the coding sequence ATGTACATGCCCAAGTCGTTCGTCGAGACGCGGCCGGAAGTCCTGCAGGGGCTGATCCGCGATTACCCGTTCGCCACCGTGGTGGCGAATGCGGCGGATGGCGTCGCCGCCAACCATTTCCCGTTGGAGCTGGTGGACGGCGCGCTGCACGGCCATGTGGCGCGTGGCAATGAATTGGCCCGGATGGACGGTGCCGCCGTACTGGCGATCTTCCAGGGCCCGCAGGGCTATGTCAGCCCGAACTGGTATCCGACCAAGGCGGAGACGCACCGCGAAGTGCCCACGTGGAACTACGCGGTGGTGCATGTGCGCGGTCGCCTGAAGGTCGTCGAGGACGCCGCCTGGCTGCGTGCGCTGCTGGAACGCCTGACCGACCATCACGAAGCCGCCGAACCCCGGCCGTGGCGCGTCGGCGACGCGCCGGACGACCACGTCGAGACGCTGCTGCGCGGCATCGTCGGCGTCGAGATCGCCGTCGAGCACATCGAAGGCAAGTTCAAGCTCAGCCAGAATCATCCGGAGCGCAACCGCCTCGGCGTGATCGCCGGCCTGCGCCGCCGCGGCGGCGACGGCGACGCGACGCTGGCCGAATGGATGGCCAGACAGGAAGAGGGCAAGTCATGA